In a single window of the Tigriopus californicus strain San Diego chromosome 2, Tcal_SD_v2.1, whole genome shotgun sequence genome:
- the LOC131876797 gene encoding sodium- and chloride-dependent glycine transporter 1-like has protein sequence MSDKESSKSRSSSIEEAIKEVVKDLENIEQGGGNPNERGEWGNHCEFFLSSLGLAVGLGNIWRFPYVCYENGGAAFLIPYIIMLFIVGLPMFFLEMVLGQYAGLSCTKIFARMTPGLRGMGYGMVTIPTIINFQYVVIMAYGMHFMFSGFRANLPWSSCDHDYNTVNCYSVLQAADCNLDTQAFYNMECTNATEFCSMASNGAFFFEDDNPGYCTDGSTSIPFQDVTYRASSSEEYWYNRVLNLNVTNGHVVTEVNSWSKWGGMRWEILGCLALSWMLICGSLIKGVQSYGKVVYFTTLFPYVVLAAFLIYIGTKDGFVEGVKYYIVPQDWADMGQVSVWNAAAGQIFYSLGVAVGSQLLLSSYNGFKTNCHRDALLIGLGNSLTSLFAGFVVFGGLGYIAHEKGVDIKDVIESGPGLVFIVFPEVIAMMVPSPLFSFLFFLMLNLLAISSVCGSWEAFVASIFDEFPHLRKNRLWVMIITCFGGFLCGVAMCFDSGFLLFDMMNDRCSNAILLMALIELIACSWFYGSGKILKHVEEMGMKIPVFMKWFWWICWTIVTPIIIAVVTILSWINAAGDEFLDYTFPTWVTVIGWGLELVAVFILVLVSIATIIKRIVAKKPWALIKPGPLMLPNKHWGPRADSGLPTGNTGKDNDGYEDD, from the exons ATGTCTGACAAAGAGAGTTCGAAATCGAGGTCCTCTTCGATAGAAGAAGCTATCAAAGAAGTGGTGAAAGATCTGGAGAACATCGAACAAGGAGGTGGCAATCCCAATGAAAGAGGAGAATGGGGAAATCATTGCGAGTTCTTCTTATCCAGTCTCGGTCTCGCCGTGGGCCTCGGGAACATCTGGAGGTTCCCATACGTTTGCTATGAAAAT GGCGGCGCCGCTTTCTTGATTCCCTATATCATCATGCTGTTCATCGTGGGATTGCCCATGTTCTTCTTGGAAATGGTTCTCGGGCAATACGCAGGATTGAGTTGTACCAAAATCTTCGCCCGAATGACCCCTGGACTTCGTGGCATGGGATACGGAATGGTGACCATTCCCACCATCATCAACTTTCAATATGTGGTCATCATGGCCTACGGAATGCACTTCATGTTCTCCGGGTTCAGAGCCAACCTTCCTTGGAGTTCCTGTGACCACGATTATAACACGGTTAATTGCTACAGTGTGTTGCAAGCGGCTGATTGCAATCTCGACACGCAAGCCTTCTACAACATGGAATGCACCAATGCTACCGAATTCTGTTCTATGGCTTCTAATGGAGCCTTCTTCTTCGAGGATGATAACCCCGGCTATTGCACTGATGGGTCTACCTCcattccatttcaagatgtaACCTATCGAGCTTCGTCCAGTGAAGAGTATTGGTACAACAGAGTGCTCAATTTAAATGTGACAAACGGACATGTGGTGACCGAGGTGAACTCGTGGAGCAAATGGGGTGGAATGCGATGGGAAATCCTAGGTTGTCTGGCCTTATCATGGATGCTTATTTGTGGGTCCTTGATCAAAGGAGTTCAGTCTTACGGAAAAGTGGTCTATTTTACAACACTGTTTCCCTACGTGGTTTTGGCCGCCTTTCTGATCTACATCGGTACCAAAGATGGATTTGTGGAAGGCGTAAAATACTACATCGTGCCCCAAGATTGGGCCGATATGGGCCAAGTGTCTGTTTGGAATGCAGCAGCTGGACAGATCTTCTACAGTTTGGGCGTGGCTGTGGGCAGTCAATTGCTTCTTTCGTCCTATAATGGCTTCAAAACCAATTGCCATAGAGATGCCTTGCTGATTGGGCTTGGAAATTCATTAACATCCCTGTTCGCCGGATTCGTTGTCTTTGGTGGATTGGGATACATTGCTCACGAGAAAGGTGTCGATATCAAGGACGTCATCGAGTCTGGTCCGGGTCTGGTGTTCATCGTCTTCCCCGAAGTGATTGCCATGATGGTGCCCAGTCCCCTTTTCTCGTTTTTGTTCTTCCTCATGTTAAACTTGTTGGCCATTTCCTCTGTGTGTGGATCCTGGGAGGCCTTCGTGGCGTCCATTTTCGACGAATTTCCACACTTGCGAAAGAATCGATTGTGGGTGATGATCATCACGTGTTTTGGCGGGTTCCTCTGTGGTGTGGCCATGTGCTTCGACTCTGGGTTCTTACTCTTTGACATGATGAATGACCGTTGCTCCAATGCCATTCTATTAATGGCCCTCATCGAGTTGATCGCCTGCAGCTGGTTCTACGGGTCGGGTAAAATCCTGAAGCACGTGGAAGAGATGGGCATGAAAATTCCCGTTTTCATGAAATGGTTCTGGTGGATCTGTTGGACCATCGTCACCCCTATCATTATTGCAGTCGTGACCATCTTGTCTTGGATCAACGCGGCCGGCGACGAGTTCTTGGATTATACTTTCCCCACGTGGGTCACTGTGATCGGTTGGGGCTTGGAACTTGTGGCTGTCTTCATTCTCGTACTGGTGTCCATTGCCACCATCATTAAGCGGATTGTCGCCAAAAAGCCCTGGGCACTCATTAAGCCTGGCCCTCTTATGCTACCTAACAAGCACTGGGGTCCCCGGGCCGATAGTGGATTGCCCACGGGCAACACAGGCAAGGACAACGACGGTTATGAAGACGATTGA
- the LOC131876795 gene encoding uncharacterized protein LOC131876795, whose protein sequence is MEETGKPTTNFIMAACNGTDKVTLWKNVEPEMVVKLRQILKQRPMNIGAIRLKLRAQGIGIKKTRLRPIIKTHFPEFEVGTNNGVVTKTNSQLKAMVGHILIQKSPISLSEMRKQLCSQGTEIRIPDLRSVVDTHFPKYVISHGVVNPTRTQTFQVFAKPPETREMRMVQAMLKSKCPIHVAEVIGRMEKQGVGISKTKLRRELRAHLPEFTIIKTFIVRTQIRSQVMTQVKETEKGNENLKKLESILKKSCPINLSKIREQLRATGISMSNLNLRSTIEKNLPDFKTTDNDIVMSVKADKINALQNILNKSCPINMGQVRAELKRQGIQTNNKDLRATLAGDLPEFQIGDGGMIFRFDDACRKALESIANRGCALGVHDILTELSAKGIRMSEANLRYVAKGCFLLDLNVKADSEGTDLCENDTLASNENQNLSDVEKTSSELNNNNDESINDTPSSNPKDHLRLIQSILDEKCPISVTEVRMTLISYSIALSRGMITHLIVMETSDYFIVEGLVYLPTSISCEGGFMANVVLGALHPILENKCPQSLDNLVAALAIKGIEISENNLERIITEFSFKYKCHDGFMCSLKKIPKETMDPKSLEEIVMCLKSLDVDKSNSLKHANQKCLFKRRFLEDVLGNNDVYNLLKTLIVTEDGIGFVNPPKRQLSQIQVLEENSQLSHLKKLSHPEPKKKPSHWKELKDLLESKTQSSPIQKPHPKPQTQASLFQDTKKPSSLTSALESNDPDYDKIETTKENFESAFSPYLLNIDVGKCNRKLLRRGQFMDEALDTSQNEACFSESEAYTKCIEGLSRMKLSDNPSSTQNNPIGNRPNSEPQPRRLEECFIS, encoded by the exons ATGGAGGAAACCGGAAAGCCAACCACCAACTTCATCATGGCGGCCTGTAATGGAACCGATAAGGTTACCCTATGGAAAAACGTTGAACCTGAAATGGTAGTAAAACTCCGACAGATTCTAAAACAGCGTCCAATGAACATAGGAGCAATTCGACTGAAATTACGAGCCCAGGGAATTGGaataaagaaaacaagattgcGGCCTATCATCAAGACTCATTTCCCCGAATTTGAGGTTGGAACGAACAATGGAGTGGTGACGAAAACGAATAGCCAATTGAAGGCGATGGTGGGACACATTCTCATACAAAAATCTCCAATCAGCTTGAGCGAAATGCGTAAGCAGTTGTGCTCGCAAGGAACTGAAATAAGGATCCCGGATTTAAGATCGGTCGTTGACACCCATTTCCCTAAATACGTAATTTCACATGGAGTAGTTAATCCTACTCGTACTCAGACTTTTCAAGTGTTTGCCAAGCCTCCTGAAACTCGTGAAATGAGGATGGTTCAGGCCATGTTGAAAAGCAAGTGTCCAATCCACGTGGCTGAAGTCATAGGCCGAATGGAAAAGCAAGGTGTGGGAATTAGTAAAACCAAATTGAGGAGGGAGTTACGGGCCCATCTCCCTGAATTCACGATTATCAAAACCTTCATTGTCCGAACTCAAATCCGAAGCCAGGTGATGACTCAGGTcaaagagacagagaaaggCAATGAAAATCTGAAGAAACTAGAGAGTATTCTGAAGAAGAGTTGCCCAATAAATTTGAGTAAAATTCGTGAGCAACTAAGAGCAACCGGAATATCCATGAGCAATCTGAATTTAAGGTCCACTATCGAGAAGAACCTGCCCGATTTTAAAACCACCGACAATGATATCGTGATGTCAGTCAAAGCAGACAAAATCAACGCtctccaaaatattttaaataaGAGCTGTCCAATCAATATGGGTCAAGTTCGAGCCGAATTGAAGCGGCAAGGAATTCAAACGAATAATAAAGACCTGAGAGCCACATTGGCCGGAGATCTTCCCGAGTTTCAGATTGGCGATGGTGGGATGATTTTTCGGTTTGATGACGCTTGTCGCAAAGCCCTCGAATCCATTGCGAACAGAGGATGCGCTCTGGGAGTCCATGACATTTTGACCGAGTTGAGTGCCAAGGGAATAAGGATGAGTGAAGCCAATTTAAGATATGTAGCCAAGGGTTGTTTCCTCCTTGATCTGAATGTTAAAGCTGATAGTGAAGGCACGGATTTGTGTGAGAATGATACCCTGGCTAGCAACGAAAACCAGAACTTGAGTGATGTTGAGAAAACTTCATCCGAATTGAACAACAATAATGATGAATCCATCAATGATACCCCTTCCTCCAATCCAAAAGATCACCTTCGCCTGATCCAAAGTATCTTGGACGAGAAATGTCCCATTTCGGTCACTGAAGTCCGAATGACGTTGATCtcttattcaattgctctgagCAGAGGAATGATAACGCACCTAATTGTAATGGAAACCAGCGactacttcattgttgaagGTCTTGTCTATTTGCCCACCTCAATATCATGTGAAGGTGGTTTCATGGCAAATGTCGTCTTAGGGGCCCTCCATCCGATTTTGGAGAACAAATGTCCTCAATCACTTGACAACTTGGTGGCTGCTTTAGCGATCAAAGGAATTGAAATATCCGAAAATAATTTGGAGCGGATTATCACGGAATTCTCGTTCAAATACAAATGCCATGACGGTTTTATGTGCTCGCTGAAGAAAATTCCCAAAGAAACCATGGATCCCAAATCGTTAGAAGAAATCGTCATGTGTTTAAAGTCCTTGGATGTCGACAAAAGCAACTCGTTGAAACATGCCAATCAAAAGTGCCTTTTTAAGAGGAGATTCTTGGAAGACGTTTTAG GCAACAATGATGTTTACAATCTTCTTAAAACTCTCATCGTTACTGAAGACGGGATTGGCTTTGTTAATCCCCCAAAACGTCAACTATCACAAATCCAAGTCCTAGAAGAGAATAGCCAATTATCACACCTCAAAAAACTGTCACATCCTGagccgaaaaaaaaaccgtcacATTGGAAAGAACTTAAGGACCTTCTGGAATCGAAAACCCAATCTTCCCCAATCCAAAAGCCACATCCTAAACCTCAAACCCAAGCATCGCTTTTCCAAGATACAAAAAAGCCTTCATCTTTGACGTCAGCCTTGGAGTCTAATGATCCGGATTATGACAAGATTGAAACCACTAAAGAGAACTTTGAGAGTGCTTTTTCACCATACCTCTTAAATATTGACGTTGGCAAATGCAATCGTAAACTACTCCGACGGGGTCAATTTATGGACGAAGCCCTTGATACGTCCCAAAACGAGGCGTGCTTCTCAGAATCGGAGGCTTACACAAAGTGCATTGAAGGTCTAAGTCGAATGAAGCTGTCAGATAATCCCTCCTCAACTCAAAATAATCCGATTGGAAATAGGCCGAATTCTGAACCCCAGCCAAGGAGGCTCGAAGAGTGCTTTATATCTTAA
- the LOC131876794 gene encoding uncharacterized protein LOC131876794: MEVKVLSKVDEAILHLMSTTSITIENSYRRSTNGSEKKIVFKTPWVFRALPVLASFDITSISKLNIYLRSNAETFVNLGTGTIAQAIWNEMPSEIKVVKFMIITLSSRPELTIAQILAIVDRDHEMPTRLPDKISVLDFLRRYPDFFVELENETFTTNVKTVCSFQYDATRLSKVDNLIVMEYIQRFVNQNGLKSVYVTLKGIQSYLRHFSYEVSLEALQNFVDQFFNITPRFDEESAKMIVVDPEPIEPMVDDSETTTSTTTVLEFLGPVFEDVESVDAVEETVQAAMEPSDARDDSVSNLSDQPSDAEPECVVKLRQIFENCPIGICEVRKQLQAQGIQISKKVLRLTIETHFPEFKIGESGTILTKELQYAKMVERILKNDCPINLGDIRKALDSQGTILNNVVLRSVIDGHLPKYSITDGWVDLAKVPTPRASANDLPLPREMRMVQAMLKVKCPIHVAEVIGRMEKQGVDICKTKLRKELRAHLPEFTIIKTFIVRTQIQSQVMTQVKETEKGNENLKKLESILKKSCPINLSKIREQLRATGISMSNLNLRSTIEKNLPDFKTTDNGIVMSVKADKINAVQSILNESCPINMGQVRAELKVQGIQMNNINLRKILADYLPEFQIGNGGMIFRFDDACRKALESIAKRGCALGVHDILTELSAKGIRMSEANLRYVAKGFLLDLNIKADDEAVDYFEKDILASDESQNSSDVEETQSEADYSDDESSGDEFTNHLLSSIPKVHLQLIQTILDEKCPISITEIRMELISHSISLSRSFLRDLIVMEISDCFIVEGFVYLPTSISAEGSFMANVVLEALRSIMQNEWSHSIDNLVHILSTKSIEITQNKLERMISEFSYKYKCQDGFVSQVIKGPKHVMDPESLEEIVECLKSLDVDDNNSLKVANEKRLFKKRFLEDILGNNDVYCLLKSLIVTEEGIGFVNPPEAQATQIRDLDEPKFEPIAQLPPIIKELKEPSPEPGIQLAQLRPPLETNPELNAQSSHIDEPHPKPLTQPAFIEETKMANVAEDPLFLSSALELEVPANEDIETAEEVIPNLLPPSSRSADLDQLRRKLPQWDIFLDEALDMTEDGEGPSNSDDLTPGRANLPDLPTSTPINPIGNGPHLVAKLTSSIAKLETKEKKKDDCILS, translated from the exons ATGGAAGTTAAGGTCCTCTCCAAGGTAGACGAAGCCATTCTGCATTTGATGAGCACCACCTCAATCACAATAGAGAACTCCTACCGCAGGTCAACCAATGGATCggagaaaaaaatagtttttaagACGCCATGGGTCTTTCGTGCACTCCCTGTATTAGCCTCTTTTGATATAACGAGTATTAGCAAACTGAACATATACTTGCGCTCCAATGCAGAGACCTTCGTCAATCTTGGAACTGGAACGATCGCCCAAGCCATCTGGAATGAGATGCCGAGTGAAATAAAGGTGGTCAAATTCATGATCATAACTCTCAGCTCTCGACCTGAACTGACCATAGCACAAATCCTAGCAATTGTTGACCGCGACCATGAAATGCCTACAAGACTTCCAGACAAGATTAGTGTTCTTGATTTTCTACGGCGATATCCAGACTTCTTTGTAGAGCTTGAAAACGAGACTTTCACAACTAATGTAAAAACcgtttgttcatttcaatatGACGCCACACGTCTATCCAAAGTGGACAATCTCATTGTCATGGAATATATCCAAAGATTCGTCAATCAAAATGGACTGAAATCCGTATACGTCACACTGAAAGGTATTCAGTCTTATCTTCGACACTTCAGTTACGAAGTTAGTTTAGAGGCGTTGCAAAATTTTGTGGACCAATTTTTTAACATTACCCCACGTTTCGACGAAGAATCGGCCAAAATGATTGTGGTAGACCCTGAACCAATTGAACCAATGGTGGATGATTCtgaaacaacaacatcaacaacaaccgTGTTGGAGTTTCTCGGGCCGGTTTTTGAGGATGTCGAATCCGTGGATGCCGTGGAGGAAACCGTACAAGCCGCAATGGAGCCCTCTGATGCACGGGATGATTCAGTCTCCAATTTGTCAGATCAACCATCAGATGCTGAACCTGAATGTGTAGTGAAACTCCgacagatttttgaaaactgtCCGATTGGCATATGCGAAGTTCGAAAACAATTGCAGGCTCAGGGGATTCAAATAAGCAAGAAAGTGTTGAGGCTGACAATCGAGACCCATTTTCCTGAATTCAAAATCGGAGAAAGCGGAACGATCCTGACGAAGGAGTTACAATATGCGAAGATGGTGGAGAGAATTCTGAAAAATGATTGTCCTATAAACTTGGGGGATATCAGAAAGGCGCTCGACTCTCAAGGGACCATTTTGAATAACGTGGTCCTAAGATCAGTGATTGACGGCCATCTCCCCAAATACTCGATTACTGATGGATGGGTCGATCTCGCTAAAGTTCCGACTCCTCGAGCAAGTGCTAATGATCTTCCTTTACCTCGTGAAATGAGGATGGTTCAGGCCATGTTGAAGGTCAAATGTCCAATCCACGTGGCTGAAGTCATAGGCCGAATGGAAAAGCAAGGTGTGGATATTTGTAAAACCAAATTGAGGAAGGAGTTACGGGCCCATCTCCCTGAATTCACGATTATCAAAACCTTCATTGTCCGAACTCAAATCCAAAGCCAGGTGATGACTCAGGTcaaagagacagagaaaggCAATGAAAATCTGAAGAAACTAGAGAGTATTCTGAAGAAGAGTTGCCCAATAAATTTGAGTAAAATTCGTGAGCAACTAAGAGCAACCGGAATATCCATGAGCAATCTGAATTTAAGGTCTACTATCGAGAAGAACCTGCCCGATTTTAAAACCACCGACAATGGTATCGTGATGTCAGTCAAAGCAGACAAAATCAACGCGgttcaaagcattttgaatgaaagctgTCCAATCAATATGGGTCAAGTTCGAGCCGAATTGAAAGTGCAAGGAATTCAGATGAACAATATAAATCTGAGAAAAATATTGGCAGACTATCTTCCCGAGTTTCAGATTGGCAATGGTGGCATGATTTTTCGGTTTGATGACGCTTGTCGCAAAGCCCTCGAATCCATTGCTAAAAGAGGATGTGCTCTGGGAGTCCATGACATTTTGACCGAGTTGAGTGCCAAGGGAATAAGGATGAGTGAAGCCAATTTAAGATATGTAGCCAAGGGTTTCCTCCttgatttgaatattaaaGCCGATGATGAAGCCGTGGACTATTTTGAGAAAGATATCCTGGCCAGTGACGAAAGCCAGAACTCGAGTGATGTTGAGGAAACTCAATCCGAAGCCGACTACTCCGATGATGAATCGAGTGGGGATGaattcaccaaccatctcctCTCCTCAATTCCAAAAGTTCATCTTCAACTTATCCAAACCATCTTAGACGAAAAGTGTCCTATTTCTATAACTGAAATCCGAATGGAATTGATATctcattccatttcattgagTCGATCGTTCCTACGTGACCTTATTGTAATGGAAATCAGCGACTGCTTCATTGTTGAAGGTTTCGTCTATCTGCCCACTTCAATCTCAGCTGAAGGCAGTTTCATGGCGAATGTCGTCTTAGAGGCCCTCCGTTCGATTATGCAAAACGAATGGTCTCATTCAATTGACAATTTGGTCCATATTTTGTCGACcaaaagcattgaaataaCACAAAATAAGCTGGAGCGGATGATCTCGGAATTCTCGTACAAATACAAGTGCCAAGACGGTTTTGTGAGTCAGGTGATAAAAGGTCCTAAACACGTGATGGATCCGGAATCTTTAGAAGAAATCGTCGAATGCTTGAAATCATTGGATGTCGACGACAACAACTCGTTGAAAGTTGCGAATGAAAAGCGCCTTTTTAAGAAAAGATTTTTGGAAGACATTTTAG GCAACAACGATGTCTACTGTCTACTCAAAAGCCTGATCGTTACTGAAGAAGGGATCGGTTTTGTCAATCCCCCAGAAGCCCAAGCTACACAAATCAGAGACCTTGACGAGCCGAAGTTCGAACCAATAGCCCAATTACCACCGATAATCAAAGAGCTTAAGGAGCCATCCCCTGAACCAGGAATCCAATTAGCCCAATTAAGACCACCTCTGGAGACCAATCCGGAACTAAATGCCCAATCCTCTCATATCGATGAGCCACATCCCAAACCACTTACCCAACCAGCATTTATAGAGGAAACAAAGATGGCCAATGTAGCAGAGGACCCTTTATTTTTGTCATCAGCCTTGGAGCTTGAAGTTCCGGCAAATGAAGACATCGAAACAGCCGAGGAAGTTATTCCAAACCTCCTTCCGCCAAGCTCCAGAAGTGCTGATCTTGACCAACTCAGACGCAAGTTACCTCAATGGGATATTTTCTTGGATGAAGCCCTTGATATGACCGAAGATGGGGAGGGACCGTCAAACTCGGATGACTTGACTCCAGGCAGAGCAAATTTACCAGATCTCCCAACCTCGACGCCCATCAATCCGATCGGGAATGGGCCCCATTTGGTGGCGAAATTGACATCTTCGATTGCCAAGCTCGAGaccaaggagaagaaaaaagacgaTTGTATCCTATCTTGA